Part of the Phragmites australis chromosome 23, lpPhrAust1.1, whole genome shotgun sequence genome is shown below.
AGATGGTGAGTTTGCTGTATCTTATGGGCAGGTGTGCCTTCTCTAGGAAGGGCAGAGCTTCAGGCAGCGTGCGAGGACTTCATCAATGTGATTGGCACTTCATCCGGCTGCACATTGTACAAGGGAACTTTGTCAAGTGGAGTTGAAATAGCTGTTGTCTCCACTTCAGTTGACTCTGCCAAAAATTGGTCAGATCAGTCTGAGGAGCAATTTAGGAACAGGGTAATATGCAATGTGCAAAAGTACATAGCTACTCATTTTGTCAAGTCAATTAGCATATTTACTGCTGTGTGCTACTAGATTATTTACTGCTGTTCTTTCAGATCTCTGCGTTGTCCAGAGTGAACCATAAGAACTTCATGAACCTACTCGGCTACTGCAAGTGCGACGAGCCATTCACTAGGATGATGGTGTTCGAGTATGCTCCGTGTGGTTCCCTCTTTGAGCATTTGCATAGTGAGTGGCTTGGCTCTTACCTCAGCATCTGGAACCATCGAAATGCCGTCCTAGCGTTTTGGTTATTTTCCTTCAGAAATAACTGTGATGCTTCGGTTCTTGTTTCCTCTGAAGAACAAGTTAACTGATTAACTATTCATTATGCTGACTGAATTTATGATAATGTCTGTGCAGTTAGAGAAGCAGAAGATTTGGACTGGCCTGTACGGCTGCGCATCATCATGGGAGTAGCATACTGCTTGGAGCATATGAGCCGGATAGACCCTCCAGTCACCCCAACAAGCCTGAGCTCCTCATCCATCTACTTGACCGATGACTATGCGGCCAAGATATCTGACATCGAATTCTGGAAGGACGACGAAGGCTCCGCTTTGCAAAATGCTATTGCTGACCAAGAAAGCATGGTCGTGTACAAGTACGGCATCCTGCTGCTTGAGGTGATCTCCGGTCGGCTACCGTTCTCCGAAGACCACGGCCTGCTCGTCTTGTGGGCTTCGAGCTACATGGACGGCAAGAGGCCGCTCAGCGGGATGGCTGACCCAACGCTGAAGTCGTCTGTGCCTGACGAGGATGTGGCGGCGCTGTGTGAGGTTGTGAGACTGTGCATAAACccggagagagagaagagaccAGCCATGGGAGAGGTCGCGAGGATGATGAGAGGTGTCACCGCGTTGTCGCCGGAGCAGGCGACCCCGCGAGACAACCCCCTGTGGTGGGCCGAGCTTGAGATTGCCTCGTCGGAGACCGGGTGAAATTCAGAACCGAAGGAGCTAGTATAGCTATACTGAATTTTCCTTTATTTCGTTTTCAGCTGTCTTGATGTATAATATACTctcttttccccctttttttcttttccctcggATAACAGCGAACCTGCAAGGTTTTAGAagtggaaagaaagaaaagaaattgtcAGTGTAATTATGGTTTGTATTCCTTCAATATAGGGACCTACTCGTTGAAGGGTTCTGCAAGCAAGACATTGTTTCACTGCCAAATCCAATTCCATCTGCCATCTATCTACTGTTCGAATGCTAGGCAGTAGGCGCAGCATGTTCTGCCTCACTCTAAATTCAGTTTACAGGAGTCTTATAAAAAAAGAGTATCGGTTTACAGAGCTGCAATACAATGTAAAGTAATAACCCCATCTAAGCTgtggtttttttatttatttttaggaCGTATTCCCTagatacggatacggatattagAATCCAACTCGGATGCATATGTCTAATTCAGCAGAAAAAAAATTTACATGCGAAATACAATTTAAAATCTGACAGAGTCGAAATTCAACTCGGATGCGAGATACCtaattcggaaaaaaaaagacacataTGTCTGGATAATACTAGTTCGTGCTAGGTTGCAAATATTGTAACCATTTGTTGTAGGGGTGCTGGTGGGCGGGCCCTCCTGGCCGTACCATCGCCTCCTCTGTCATCCCCTGTCCTCATATCGTTCGCTGCCCCGCTGTCCACGCGCCGGCAACGTCGTCGGCGAGGCCGCAGCGGACTCGCTCGTCAACTACAGACATGACATTGGCGTCGCTAGTCGCTACGCTCTGTCGGAGCAACCACCACGGTTGTAATGGCCAAGCACGCCGGACCTCGCGAACTCCTCATCATGCTGCAGGAGCTCATCCCCAACCGCAACAAGGTGCACTGATCTGATATGATCTTGCAACGGAATCTCACTTGCTTCATGAGGCTATTATGCGTTATCGCATTTGCTTTTCTTGCTGATCGACAAGGCATCGATACTAGAAGAGGCAACATTGAGTACctgctgcaggctgcagcttCAAGTGCAGATGATTTCGTTGGGCATCGGGCTGTGCGTGCCGCTTATGCAACACCTACAAATACCTCCAATGGCAACGCACTATGGCCCCGCTCCTCGGCGGGTGCCGTAGCTGCATCCACAACGACACGGTGGCTAGAATAACTGTGGACATGCAGAGAGGACGCATCGGCAAATGCGCCCTCGTGCCCGCCACTGATGCAGagaagcggcggccgagggcCGCGTCAGCGGAACGCGGACGGCGGCGATGAGGACGGGCAGCAGCACTCGCGGactttttcttgtttcttttcttcgATCGACTGGGTGGTTCTTTGTTGCGCAGCGTTACCCAATGTTTCTTGGCAAGTGTTGTTCCGTTCGTCAGAACTTGAGAAGCAACCGACCACGCTTCAGTTCTGTCGCGCCTTGCAACTGTCAGGCTCGCTTCGGTTCAGTTGTTCCTCCAGTCCGCTGCAAtggcaatggcaatggcaaCCGCATCCAACAGCACCCATCCCCCCTCCTCCGTCACCCAAGACTACCATGGCCACCTCGAGGACGACTTCGATGACGATAACGAAGAACCCTCCGCGCCCCCGTCCGAGGAGACTCGTCTCGAGGCCGTGCTCGGGCGGCTCACCGCGGAGGAGGTTCGGATCGGGGTGCAGGAGGTGGCAACCCGGGGCTGCGCCCGCACGCGCCGcagtggaggcggcggcgggcccaGACCTCGCGCGCGCCGCCACCGTGTTAGACCTCGTGCGCGCTGCCGCTGCGGCCAGCGATCGGCTCCGTCGCCTCGGCGCCTTCGACGCCGTCTCCATCACCCTCGACGCGGCGCCGCCAGGGATCCcctgcagcggcggcggggggcgccgccgccgtcgtcgttgACGTCGCCAAGGCACGCGACCGCGGTGCCGGTGAATTCGGCGTCTTTTGCCAACGCCCGGTGTGCATCCAACTAAAAATGTCTTCTTTTCGGAGAATGGTTTACTTCACACGATCCTTGTTGTAATATGGtagaaataaatatatatattttttacatagAAAATCTTTGTGAGAAAAATTATAGGTGTCAATCAGCGATCTTTACTATATCAATGATGTAtacgataaaaaaaattataataaacgTCTTAATTCTTcttgcagcttacaagatatatttataggaattaatattaatatatacGACCCGAGTCTAATACAAACTGTTTTGGAATATAAGTCGAATACGTCCCTTGAATGGCCTAATAAGAATTCGGATCATAATCCAACAAACTTCACCTTAAGATGAATTCTATCTTAtagcaaataaaaaatcatcaataaactctcttcaataataaatatcactaACGCTAAAAGTCTTTAGAACGcaaactgtaacaccaactaaacttgaacatagctcaaatttagtagcagaaATTGACAAtttcatcatatcagcaggattatcgtgagtgcttatcttgcatattttaatatcatcttGAACAATAAcatctcgaatataatgatacaTCACAACAATATGCTTTGTTCTTTCATAAAATATCTTATCCTTTGTAAGTCAAATAGAACTTTGAGTATCACAAAAAATATTAACGcaataattatctccataaaaCTTACTTTACAAACCTCTCAGCCAAACAACTTTTTTGTATACTTTAGAAATAGCCATATGTTTAActtcagtagttgataaagcaacaaTAGTCTGCAAACATGATTTCTAACTAACAGTACAACCAACAATGGTAAAAACAGAACATGTGAGAGATctcctcttatccaaatcaccaTCATAATCTGAatcaacataaccaacaagtccatctccaTATTTTTCAAACTGCAAACAAATATTAGAAGTACCACACATATATCTGAAAATCTACTGAACAACCTTCCAATACTATTTGTCAGGATTAGCTATGTATCTACTAATAACACTTAGTGCATAAGATAAATCAGGATGAGAGCAGAGGACTCTAGTCATATACTCAATATTATAATCTGACTCAGATCATAaagctaaaaataatttgaaatgCGCAGCTAATAGAGTAATCACtggttttgcatcatgcatattaaaACAACGAATGACCTTCTTAATATAGCCTTgttgactaagatataacttgccaGCTTTTTTGTCTCTAATGATCTCCatgccaagaattttctttgctatacctaaatccttcatctcaaattcatacTCAACTGTGATTTCAGTTTagctattt
Proteins encoded:
- the LOC133906251 gene encoding protein MALE DISCOVERER 2-like; translation: MEIWSIRVASCLLVFSLLLSDTPGSCASINELGKDPTRSLSNCRQWKLFGRCSWLGVGCSDDDGRPVALTTRGVIQRRLLLHPRDQLGPASSNHAFGDKPHLDPSSRPAGLEPETRKSFTLPHWAIYTLAITGAVFLLVAATSMYLFFSGRKKDNTVMPWATGLSGPLRKAFVTGVPSLGRAELQAACEDFINVIGTSSGCTLYKGTLSSGVEIAVVSTSVDSAKNWSDQSEEQFRNRISALSRVNHKNFMNLLGYCKCDEPFTRMMVFEYAPCGSLFEHLHIREAEDLDWPVRLRIIMGVAYCLEHMSRIDPPVTPTSLSSSSIYLTDDYAAKISDIEFWKDDEGSALQNAIADQESMVVYKYGILLLEVISGRLPFSEDHGLLVLWASSYMDGKRPLSGMADPTLKSSVPDEDVAALCEVVRLCINPEREKRPAMGEVARMMRGVTALSPEQATPRDNPLWWAELEIASSETG